The genomic window GCGGCGTGGGGAATCAGCTGAATTGAGTCTTATGCGGATGCGACGGAGCATGCTGCTTTTGATGAGCATATGAGACAACAGGCAGGAAAGAAGCACTCACGCTGCAGGCTCGCAAAGGGTATATATGACTCTCTGGCTATACGCCGTGGCGATCTATGGGCGGAAGGGGTTAAACGGTGGACTGTTTTGGTATAGTGGACCAGCAGTCTGCGTTTCGGAAAATCACGAAATCGCGGCACAACTCTTCCGACAAACTCTGTTATGTAACACACACATCACGTAATACCACGTGGATAATTTGCCACCCACCACCGCCACATCGTCGTACCTCCTTTGAGTCGATCCCCCTTGCTCACTGTCCATTATCCCCATCACATATTCCACGCTGATAACTCACACCGCCACACACCACTGCTCCCTAGCGCATCCACTAGCTTTCCATCAGACATTACCATCTCTCTCCTCGACTCATCTCACCCGACTTCCGACGGATTCCCGAAGCCCAACGTCCGCTCCTGTTTCCCCGCCACACTGCTATACTGGATGTCTATCTTGTCGGAGTATGTCTCCATCTGCCCTCTGCATTTCCTCCCCCCACTTACACTCCCCAGCATGCCCCCCCGCTCCACCCTTCCTGCGCCCCGCCAATCACACCGCTCCCACGTGCCACTTTCCCAGCCAAAAGCTCCTGCCACGCAACCGTCTTCGCGCCCCGCCACTCCCTCCCGCGCCAGGGGCGACATTCCACGTAAATTCTCCCAGCCGCCATCGAGTTCTAGGCCCTACTCGCCCACAAGAGACATGTCCGATGACCCGCCCATGACGCCTTCTCCCAGACCACAAAGGAAGCGGAGAGGCGGGAATAAACCTCCGACCCAGCGTGCACAAGCTTCCGCTCCTGCCGTCATGGCTGCAGATGGTGAAATTGTTGACAGGGAATCTGGAAATTCTGGTGAAGACTATGCGcaggaagatgaagacgcGCTCTTCGACCTCCTTGGAGTGGTTTCCCCGCCCAAGAGTGTCGAGCTACACGCTCAACCGGAAAGCAGACCAGGTCTTATTGTCCTTCCCAAAGGAGAAGGTCCCAACGCTGTCAAGAAGTCGAGAAAGGCCCGAAAGCCCAATAAGACTGCTGGTCAAGGATTAGACTTGTTTGTCAAGGACGACGGTGGTCTTCAGCAACACGGTGGTGTTTCGGTCGACCCGGCGCCTAAGGAAAAGTCCAAGAAACTTACCAAACCGCCTCTCACTGCAACAGCTTCTGCACCTCCCGGCCCAGTTCAGACTACCGGCCCCACACCTACTCTTGACCAGCTTTTGGCTTCCGCCATACCCGCAGCGCCTTCACCCAAACCTCGTGCTAAGCGTGTGCAGCGCGCTCAGGATGACAGTACCTTTGAAATGTCTTCATTGAGCCAGAATCTCCCTTCTGATTTGGAAGGCGCCGGAAATGGGCAGcagaagaaagggaagagcaagaagaaggaaaatgCCAGTGCTGTTTGGGATATGCCTGACGCAGCCGGAGGTGATGAGCTTACTGTAAGTATTTTCTCTTATAATAATTATCTCCCTGCTAACCTTGTGCTTAGTGGCAGCAAAAACTGGCGCAGACGGAGACTCCTACCCGTGCTAGTCGTAAACCTTCTGAGCGTAAAGGGAAATCCAAGTTGTCCACTCTATACGATCCCAATCGGGCTGCCAACAACTGCAGCTCTGTAGCTCAGGATAGACAACTCTCCTATGACTCTATCCCCACTCAACTCGCTCAGCCTATCTTGACCGCACAACAACGACTCCCCGTCTCTGCTTTTGACGGGCATATTCCCTTCCACACCGGGTTTAACGTCCACCGCGCCCCTCAAACCCCTGCAAAGTCTGTCGCATCCGTTCATGGCAACTTGTTGATGGGTGAGGGAGCTCTCCCCGTCATCCCTGGTGAATTTCCCAGGATCAACGGTGCGGGCGGAGTACCTGTTGGTGGGCCCAAGTATGCCGGACCTACCTTCCACAACAGTCCTCACGCGGCAACGTTGAGCAAACCCGATTTAGAAGATTTTTAGATTTTGGGACTCTGGCTTTTAGGTTTGTATATCATTGGTTCCTTCACCGATTTTTGAAATCCTCTCGACAATTGCCCTCTTTTCAATCCGATCAGCCCTTAACAAATCATTCGACAATTCCgtttttctctttttccGCTCGACACATGCTCATTTTTGTTGTGCTACCTACAACCCGTTATCACCCATCCTGCTGTTGCCCTCGCATCACAGTCCGACACTCTTTCATAATTCCGATCTCGTATCGGTTATGTGTATATTACAACTTGCCTGTCTACGAAAACCCTCATTTTTTCAACAAAGCGCAATTAGCATGATAGACAGACAATAAAGCAATCAAACCCATTAAATTATGGTATACATGTGTGTACCCACTTTTTCCCATGTACTGTACAATAGCTTGTAGCCAGTCTACCACCCACCTCCCTGCTCCTTTCCAAAACGGGCCACAGTGTGACAAGTAATGTTGGCTCTCCTTGCCGACTACTTGTGATCCGCCACTTCCTCCATATTTATGATTTTTTTATTACCTTGAATTACCGATTTCTTGGTCTTTGACGTCCTCCAAAGGCCGCTGAAGTAGGGCGTGGTGCagggggaggggaggaAAATGGAGTTGGAAGTGGGGAGGGATATGAGTAGTGGGGAGTGAGAATAACATGTCGCTCAACCGGCGTGTATTAGCGGATGGAGGTGAAGATGCAACTTTTTGCCTCAATACTCATGCACATGTTTCATTATTTCCAGATGGCATTATGCTAATAACGTATATAAGCTTTGTATCCAAGTTCCATTTGGACTACGTTGATGGTCCAAGGATTTCCACGCTATAGAGAGTAATTCGGCCATACTGGTCTGATGACTTGTCAAACTCAAACTTGAGCTCCTTCAAGAGAGGCAGGCCCAAAGTCTTGTCACCAGCAGCACCCTCAGCTTCATGCTCAGAAGGGAGAGCACCTGAAGGTGGGAAGGGGATCCTATAGACGCTTGTCAGTAAACCATGTAGCGAGTCACTAGTGTAAAAGAGAACTTGCTCAAAAATCTGTCTCTTATTCCTATCCTCTGGATAAATCTTCCCACCCAACCCCAAGCCTAAATTGACTatcccttccttctccgcatccttctcctctgcGGCCCACACACTCACACTAGTGCCTACAAACCCGCCTTGGAAAGTGAACGCGACGTGAGTAGCGGCTACAGGGGTAGGGAAATTGAGTTGGAGAGAGGATGGGGCTGTCGATGACCATGGTGGGTTTTCGCccgaggaggaggaaggagagaggaggTGTTTCTTGGAGGAGCCAGGGAGAGTTGTGGATACGCTGAAACAGAGTGTGAGATGGATTATGGAGAGTCAATGGGATGGTGGATGGACGTACGAGAGCTTTGTACCCTCTGGGAGCACGTTTGTAAGCGACATGGTTGTgaatggaaagaagagatatATGCATGCATGAGAAGATGCCGTACTTCATATTATTATACACCCAACAAAATCATCCGGTTTTTGGGTAAATGACGATCAGCTCCATATAAATTTCCCACGCTCGCACCCCGACATTTCCGACTGCATTTTCGTAGCATCTGCTCTTTTCACCGCAACAACCATAAAAATATCCCATTCATCCATAAAAATGTCCCGTCCTGccctcctccacccccTCGCCTCTATATCCAGACAGGCGTTTGCTGCCCGTGCTCCTGCCATGGTCGGTGCCAGGTTCATCAACTCTAAAGTCGGTTCTACTCGCGGTGCAGGTGCGGTCGACTACCGTGTTCTCGAGGGTATCGACGGTTTCCTCCCAAAGGAAAACTTTGACAGGTTGAAGGAGTGGCAATTGGGCCTTTGGGAGAGATTACAATCTGAGGTTCAGAGTGAGTTGGGGATTCGCGTTTTGGGACGACGTCGAGTGCGAAAGGATTGGCAAGGCTGATGGTTTATCGATTAGACAACCCTGGATTGGTGGAGGTGAAGCAAAAGTGGGATCGAAGCGGGTTGGACATTACTGCTTTGCTTTCGACCACAGCCAAGGACAGGAGCTTGGGTTTGGCGTACAACTATGGAGCTTTATTGGCCAATAACTCTTTCTTCTTGGAAAGCCTTGTGAATGATTTCTTTTTTGGTGAAAATGGTCTTTTGCTCATATAGCTGGCAGAACGCCGGAGAACCCATTGAGCCTAGCAAGATTTTCACCCCTGTGTTTGAGAAACTTGAAGGTTACGCTGAGGGTATCGTTGGCGGTGGTTGGTTATGGGTAGGTCATTTGTGAAATCAAAAAGTCCATGTCAGGCTAAACAACGACACACCTCTGCAAGATCGCCCGTACTGGCGACCACGAGGCCCAGATTGATATTATTCCCACTTTCGGTTCTGGTACTCTCCTTGTTTCTGGCCGAGCTCAACGTTCAGGCGCCGTCTTTGAGGAACCTGTCGCATCCAGCCCCGAGCCCCCCGTCGCTACCTTTGACATGACCGCTCCTTCCCCCGCGTCTGCTTCCCCCGTAACCACCGCTCCCCCCTCCATCGCCTCTCAAAAATCCAACCTCAAGCGAGGATCTAGCATTTACCCTGCTCCTCTCGCCGTGCTCAACCTTTTCGAGCTTGCATGGTTGGGAGACAAGTACGGTGTTTGGGCCAAGAGGCAATATGTGAGGGATTGGATCAAGAGTGTACACTggaagaaggtggaggagaggaaCTCTCAAGTCACTGCCAAGTAAAGTAATGACTGGAGTGTTAGAGCTGGTTAGATTGATGCAGAAACTTCCCAAACTGATCCCCGTCGCATTTTCGTGGATGCCTGATATATCCGTTGTCCTTTGCTTATCATGCAGTGTCAGGACGAGAGCGACTACATCGATCGTGTTTGTACCGATCAGCAGGAGATTCGCTGGTTTCCACCCTCAACCACAGGTATGCCCTACACAGAGAGCGAGGCTCGCAACTGAGCCTCACAAAACAAAGACAAGAAATGTTTACGTAATATCGACTACTAAGAAGAGAGATGAAATCTGCCAAACAACCCTTCGACGTTCGTTCGTGCGTGCGGCCCTCCGTCCGTCGATCTTGTTCGTTCTTTTAGTTCTTGTTGTGTAAAGTTACTGACTACCATCTCGATCTATTACCAGGCATAGCTTGCCCGACAAATACACATAAATGTTCCAGACGTTTATAAGCATAGAATTTTTCCCACCGTTGGCCTAGGCAAGTAGTAAGACCAGGACCTGCCCGTTTTCTCACCGCGTTATTCACCTGACTTTCACTTTGTAGCAGCAGTCTGACCTACATAAACCTATCTGTTTGCATTTTACCTTTCTCTCTATAGCCTTATCTTCTTATTCTCTAGTTACGGTACTCCTTTGCGCTAACCACAACTGCTTACCACTCACATTTACTTATCAGTTGCTACCTTGCAGTCCTACGAATCCAAAGACTTCCAGAATGGGTTTCTGTCGATTCCTCACCTCCTTACTCTGCGGTAGATCCATATCCTTCCCCAGAGCTGTTTTGTAGCCAAGCTGACTTAAACACAGTGTCCAAGGCTCAGGCCGACACCGATTCTATCTTCCCCATCACCAAAGACTTTATCACCAGCTGCAGCTCTATCTCTTCTGCCTCCACCGCCAGTACTCGGACCAGCAACCGCTCACAGCAAATCCCAGATAAGGCCTCTGGCCGTACCATGGTTCTTCAAGAGTTTATCAACTCTGAGAAAACTTATGTCAATCTCCTCGAACAGTTTGACGATATTTACATCCATTCGGCCTGTGCACCCCTTATTTTTCATACGGGAGGAAAACTCGCACGCGAGCTTACCTTTGACACGGCCCTTACTGCGGACGAACGCAATGCAATGTTTAATGGCTTCCAGGAGATTCTTAACCTTCACCGCAAGCTTGTACTTCCCAAACTCGTCACTGCTACCCAAGTCCTTCTCACGCAAGGCGACGACCTCGACGGAGTTCGATCCACCCATGCCGGCTTTGAAGTCTGCCAAGTCATTTGCAAGTTTGCAGACTGGTTCAAGATGTATTCTGCTTACAGCGCGACTTGCGATAATGCGACTGCCAAACTTACGCAATGGACCAATGGAACTGACATGGCCAGGCATGACAAGAATCGTGTACAGGTATACTTGGCCAAGTGCAAAGCCAACAAGAAGCATTCTCAAATCAATATGACGGGCTATTTACTTCTTCCTGTCCAACGCCTGACTCGTTACAAAATGCTTGTGAGTGTCTTGCTCCCTCTATGAATTAAGCTGATTCCTTTTCAAAAAGCTTGAACAACTCGGACATTATACCCCGGCCCCTCCCAGCGGAGCTCGTGATTATATTGGAGAGGCTTTAGCCCGCATCGCTACCATTCTTGTCTATGTTAATGACTATAAACGCGACCTCGATGCACGCTCGCGCCTGTGTCACTGGGCAGACCGAATATCATCTGTAGGACCTTCGCCTCTTGTTCAACCTCATCGCACATTGATTCGCGAAGGACCCGTCAAATTCATTGCCCGAGGGGCCTTGCCCCAAAATACTTCTAGAACACTCAGGCATCGCCATGTGGATGAATCAAAAAGGAGTATCATCGGGACCGTAAATAAAACGTGTATGGCAGTACTTTGCCCGGACTTGCTTGTGCTCGTCGATAACGTTGCAAGTaaacaaaagggtaaaTCAGAATTGGTAGATGTTGTGAGACTCAGTGCGATGGGTAAAGTGAGAGTGGAGTGGGGGAATGTAGTGGTGTTCGAAGCAAGCGATGTGAGTCACCACAGCTGCATTTTTGATTCGTGAATTCTGACGCTTTTACACTAAACAGCTCTCGTATTATCTTCGGGTTGACCACGAAGAGACTGCTCAAGGTTGGGTTGATGCTATCAACAAGTCTAAAAGGTTATAGCATTGTCAATCATCCCTTTGGTCGGAGTTTATACTTGACGCTTGCCAGCACACTTCGTTTGCGTTGCTTTCTTTTGATATAATACGTAGGAGCTTAGACTCGCTGGCCAGCAGGACATTTTGGGCTTCTGTAATCTGCTTCGATTTTGACTCTTGCCTGTGCTTCTGTAATGACCTTGTACTTGTTTCATAATCACCCGGGTTGTTTTGTAGCATTATCATGCATGTATTTGAATTTCTGCTGCCGTTGACATGACGAGACGGGGCGACTCCGCGCTTACGTGACAAGTAAAAACGATGTTACGCGACGACGGACTGGGGATATATCGAAGCATTCGTACATTTTGAATCTTGACTCTCCAATCTTCCTCCTGACCGGGAGGCATCATGTTCTCCCACATCTCCTCAGCCCTCTACGAATTTCTCTTCCATGCTTCCGCCATAGATCTCGTCATTCCAGATGTCTCGACCTTCAATCCAAATCCCTCGGACGAGGACTTGCCCACATGGTGGAATGCGCTCGAGCAAGAATCAGCCAGGAATACCGCATACTTTGGTGAGCGGTATCTATGCAGCCTATATGTGCAACGCTGATGTACTGCAGACGAGAATCTCGTCTACTTTGTCGCTA from Cryptococcus gattii WM276 chromosome E, complete sequence includes these protein-coding regions:
- a CDS encoding uncharacterized protein (Similar to TIGR gene model, INSD accession AAW43421.1), translating into MSRPALLHPLASISRQAFAARAPAMVGARFINSKVGSTRGAGAVDYRVLEGIDGFLPKENFDRLKEWQLGLWERLQSEVQNNPGLVEVKQKWDRSGLDITALLSTTAKDRSLGLAYNYGALLANNSFFLESLNAGEPIEPSKIFTPVFEKLEGYAEGIVGGGWLWIARTGDHEAQIDIIPTFGSGTLLVSGRAQRSGAVFEEPVASSPEPPVATFDMTAPSPASASPVTTAPPSIASQKSNLKRGSSIYPAPLAVLNLFELAWLGDKYGVWAKRQYVRDWIKSVHWKKVEERNSQVTAK
- a CDS encoding uncharacterized protein (Similar to TIGR gene model, INSD accession AAW43417.1) yields the protein MSILSDMPPRSTLPAPRQSHRSHVPLSQPKAPATQPSSRPATPSRARGDIPRKFSQPPSSSRPYSPTRDMSDDPPMTPSPRPQRKRRGGNKPPTQRAQASAPAVMAADGEIVDRESGNSGEDYAQEDEDALFDLLGVVSPPKSVELHAQPESRPGLIVLPKGEGPNAVKKSRKARKPNKTAGQGLDLFVKDDGGLQQHGGVSVDPAPKEKSKKLTKPPLTATASAPPGPVQTTGPTPTLDQLLASAIPAAPSPKPRAKRVQRAQDDSTFEMSSLSQNLPSDLEGAGNGQQKKGKSKKKENASAVWDMPDAAGGDELTWQQKLAQTETPTRASRKPSERKGKSKLSTLYDPNRAANNCSSVAQDRQLSYDSIPTQLAQPILTAQQRLPVSAFDGHIPFHTGFNVHRAPQTPAKSVASVHGNLLMGEGALPVIPGEFPRINGAGGVPVGGPKYAGPTFHNSPHAATLSKPDLEDF
- a CDS encoding Hypothetical Protein (Similar to TIGR gene model, INSD accession AAW43419.1), with amino-acid sequence MSLTNVLPEGTKLSVSTTLPGSSKKHLLSPSSSSGENPPWSSTAPSSLQLNFPTPVAATHVAFTFQGGFVGTSVSVWAAEEKDAEKEGIVNLGLGLGGKIYPEDRNKRQIFEIPFPPSGALPSEHEAEGAAGDKTLGLPLLKELKFEFDKSSDQYGRITLYSVEILGPST
- a CDS encoding Hypothetical Protein (Similar to TIGR gene model, INSD accession AAW43423.1), producing MGFCRFLTSLLCVSKAQADTDSIFPITKDFITSCSSISSASTASTRTSNRSQQIPDKASGRTMVLQEFINSEKTYVNLLEQFDDIYIHSACAPLIFHTGGKLARELTFDTALTADERNAMFNGFQEILNLHRKLVLPKLVTATQVLLTQGDDLDGVRSTHAGFEVCQVICKFADWFKMYSAYSATCDNATAKLTQWTNGTDMARHDKNRVQVYLAKCKANKKHSQINMTGYLLLPVQRLTRYKMLLEQLGHYTPAPPSGARDYIGEALARIATILVYVNDYKRDLDARSRLCHWADRISSVGPSPLVQPHRTLIREGPVKFIARGALPQNTSRTLRHRHVDESKRSIIGTVNKTCMAVLCPDLLVLVDNVASKQKGKSELVDVVRLSAMGKVRVEWGNVVVFEASDLSYYLRVDHEETAQGWVDAINKSKRL